The proteins below are encoded in one region of Nitrospira sp.:
- the pyrR gene encoding bifunctional protein PyrR, whose amino-acid sequence MVMHSSEEKTEHRSGKLVMDQHEISRALTRVAHEILERNKGTEGLALVGIRTRGVYLAQRIVRRIHDIEKVQLPNGELDITLYRDDLGLRKGQPTLRKTSIPFNIADLKIVLVDDVLFTGRTIRAAMDGLMDLGRPQEIQLAVLVDRGHRQLPIKANYIGKNIPTARDEDVQVFLDEEGEEDRVIILKAEWGGSP is encoded by the coding sequence GTGGTTATGCATTCTTCTGAAGAAAAAACAGAGCATCGGTCCGGCAAGCTCGTCATGGATCAACACGAGATCAGCCGGGCCCTGACTCGGGTCGCGCATGAAATATTAGAGCGCAATAAGGGAACCGAGGGACTGGCGCTGGTGGGGATTCGTACGCGCGGCGTTTATCTCGCGCAGCGGATCGTGCGCCGGATTCACGACATCGAAAAGGTCCAACTGCCGAACGGCGAGTTGGACATCACGCTCTATCGCGATGATTTGGGCCTCCGCAAAGGGCAGCCGACGCTGCGGAAGACGTCGATCCCATTTAACATCGCGGACCTCAAAATCGTGTTGGTCGACGATGTCTTGTTTACCGGCAGGACGATTCGGGCGGCGATGGACGGCCTCATGGATCTTGGACGTCCCCAGGAAATACAGTTGGCGGTGCTCGTCGACCGAGGTCATCGGCAATTGCCGATCAAGGCCAACTACATCGGCAAGAACATTCCCACGGCCAGGGACGAGGATGTGCAAGTGTTTCTTGACGAGGAAGGTGAAGAGGATCGGGTCATTATTCTCAAGGCGGAGTGGGGAGGTTCCCCATGA
- the proA gene encoding gamma-glutamyl phosphate reductase, producing the protein MATSEDQPGVIESDPTLEPQLDQPIPEYVDGLVRKAKAAAGRLAALPAAVKDQALMAMAEQLEARIDDILAENEKDLAAFGDDPAREAMADRLRLSPDRIRDMAAGVREIVHLPDPLGSMPKMWTRPNGMQVGRLRVPLGVIAIIYESRPNVTVDSAALCLKSGNVTVLRGGSEAIHSNRILASILAQAAEEAGVPIGAITYVDRTEREIVPVLLKQDRYIDLVIPRGGESLMKTVTEHATIPVIKHDQGVCHMYVDQYADLDMAVRLCFNAKVQRPSTCNATEAVLVHQTVARPFLSRFVPKLREAQVEVRGCPKTLQVCPDVKPASESDFGSEFLGLVLAVRVVKSFEEAAEHIATYGSRHTEAIVTQDYARAMRFLKEIDASAVLVNASTRLNDGFQFGLGAEIGISTSRIHARGPMGLEELTCSKFIVFGGGQIRE; encoded by the coding sequence GTGGCCACCTCCGAAGATCAACCGGGCGTCATCGAATCCGATCCCACACTTGAGCCTCAGTTGGACCAGCCTATCCCGGAGTACGTGGATGGATTGGTGAGGAAGGCAAAAGCCGCCGCCGGTCGGTTGGCTGCTCTGCCGGCCGCCGTCAAGGATCAGGCATTGATGGCCATGGCGGAGCAGTTGGAGGCCCGTATCGACGACATTCTGGCAGAGAATGAAAAGGATTTGGCAGCCTTTGGCGACGATCCTGCGCGCGAGGCCATGGCGGATCGACTTCGATTGTCGCCGGATCGTATTCGCGACATGGCTGCCGGCGTACGCGAGATCGTCCATTTACCGGACCCCCTCGGGTCGATGCCGAAGATGTGGACCCGACCGAACGGCATGCAGGTCGGCCGTCTGCGGGTTCCGCTCGGCGTCATTGCGATTATCTATGAATCGCGTCCAAACGTGACCGTGGATTCCGCCGCCCTCTGCCTCAAGTCTGGCAATGTGACCGTCTTGCGCGGAGGCTCGGAGGCGATCCACTCCAATCGCATTCTGGCTTCGATTCTCGCGCAGGCCGCAGAGGAAGCCGGTGTGCCGATCGGGGCGATCACCTATGTCGATCGAACGGAGCGCGAGATCGTACCCGTCCTGCTCAAACAGGATCGGTACATCGATCTGGTCATTCCGCGAGGTGGTGAGTCGCTGATGAAGACGGTGACCGAGCATGCCACGATCCCCGTGATCAAACACGACCAGGGCGTCTGTCACATGTATGTCGATCAGTACGCCGACCTCGACATGGCCGTGCGTCTCTGCTTCAACGCGAAGGTGCAGCGGCCATCGACGTGCAACGCGACCGAGGCCGTGTTGGTCCATCAGACTGTGGCGCGACCGTTCCTATCCCGGTTTGTGCCCAAGCTGCGCGAAGCACAGGTCGAAGTACGCGGATGCCCCAAGACGCTGCAGGTCTGCCCGGACGTCAAACCGGCTTCGGAGAGCGATTTCGGGTCGGAGTTTCTTGGCCTGGTTCTGGCTGTGAGAGTGGTGAAAAGCTTTGAGGAGGCCGCGGAACACATTGCGACCTACGGGTCCCGGCATACGGAAGCCATTGTCACGCAGGACTATGCCAGGGCCATGCGGTTTCTCAAAGAAATCGATGCCAGCGCGGTGCTGGTCAATGCGTCGACGCGGTTGAACGACGGCTTCCAGTTCGGTCTGGGAGCCGAAATCGGGATCAGCACGTCTCGCATTCATGCCAGGGGTCCGATGGGACTCGAGGAACTGACCTGCTCGAAATTTATCGTGTTCGGCGGCGGACAAATACGGGAGTAG
- the pulE gene encoding type II secretion system ATPase PulE, whose product MHGRMTYTSLGEILVRQQALSEDALSGVTDTIRDRPGETGSAWVAAGLISDEQLGRALAEQFDLDFEPLADFSVDPKFYQTIPVKLMQRYPFVPVHDQDDLLTIAVADPSNVLALDELELLLNRPFRLVVAPRSAILAALGRSDGAGHALKELEAEYRSLLVKEDDRGEEIVTLDHVGEDQSPAIKLVDTILRTALQRRASDIHIEASDSTSVVKFRVDGILLPAMEPLDIKVHAPLISRLKVMSELDIAERRVPQDGRFRMRIERRTVDFRVSILPSVFGESVVIRVLDRDSITAGLADLKLERLGFNPEDLKRFRRSIVAPHGMVLVTGPTGSGKTTTLYAAIADMHSEEDKLITIEDPVEYQLPGVVQIPVNEKKGLTFARGLRSILRHDPDKIMVGEIRDAETAQIAIQSALTGHLVFTTVHANHVFDVLGRFTSMGIDPYNFLSALNCVLAQRLVRTICPACREPVKLDQALAEESGLDYERYRGAILFQGRGCRDCLGTGYRGRKCLTELLVLTDEIKEMILSRRPIADIRYRAMTDGMTTLRQSGLIKVLRGETTLRELNRVTVAERS is encoded by the coding sequence ATGCACGGACGAATGACCTATACGTCGCTTGGCGAGATCCTGGTCCGCCAACAGGCGCTGAGCGAGGACGCGCTGAGCGGCGTCACCGATACCATCCGGGACAGGCCGGGCGAGACCGGTTCTGCGTGGGTGGCCGCAGGACTCATATCCGACGAGCAGCTGGGGCGTGCACTTGCCGAACAATTCGACCTTGACTTCGAGCCGTTGGCCGATTTTTCGGTCGATCCCAAGTTCTACCAAACCATTCCCGTCAAATTGATGCAGCGCTATCCGTTTGTTCCGGTCCACGATCAGGACGATCTCCTTACGATCGCCGTCGCCGATCCATCCAACGTCCTCGCGCTCGATGAGTTGGAATTGCTGTTGAATCGCCCCTTCCGGCTCGTGGTCGCTCCCAGATCGGCCATTCTGGCGGCGTTGGGGCGGAGCGACGGCGCGGGTCACGCGCTCAAGGAGTTGGAAGCGGAGTACCGCTCTCTACTGGTCAAGGAAGACGACCGCGGCGAGGAGATCGTCACGCTGGATCATGTCGGCGAGGATCAAAGTCCGGCGATCAAGTTGGTCGACACCATCCTGCGCACGGCCTTGCAGCGCCGCGCGAGCGACATTCACATTGAGGCCAGCGATAGCACGTCGGTGGTCAAGTTCCGCGTCGACGGCATTCTCCTTCCGGCCATGGAGCCGCTGGACATCAAAGTCCATGCCCCGTTGATCTCCCGCTTGAAAGTCATGTCGGAGTTGGATATCGCCGAGCGCCGTGTGCCGCAGGACGGCCGCTTTCGCATGCGCATCGAACGCCGGACCGTGGATTTCCGCGTGTCCATCCTGCCGAGCGTGTTCGGCGAGTCGGTCGTCATTCGCGTCTTGGACCGCGACTCGATCACGGCCGGGTTGGCTGATCTCAAGCTGGAGCGACTCGGGTTCAATCCGGAGGACCTCAAACGGTTTCGGCGTTCTATTGTCGCCCCGCACGGGATGGTGTTGGTGACCGGCCCGACCGGGAGCGGAAAGACGACCACCTTGTACGCCGCCATCGCGGATATGCATTCCGAGGAAGACAAGCTTATCACCATTGAAGATCCGGTCGAATATCAGTTGCCGGGAGTGGTCCAGATCCCGGTCAACGAAAAGAAGGGACTGACGTTTGCCAGGGGCCTGCGATCCATTCTACGGCACGATCCGGACAAGATCATGGTCGGTGAGATTCGAGACGCGGAAACGGCGCAGATCGCGATTCAATCCGCGCTCACCGGCCACCTGGTCTTTACGACCGTGCACGCCAATCACGTGTTCGACGTGCTCGGTCGCTTTACCAGCATGGGGATCGATCCCTACAACTTTCTGTCCGCGCTCAACTGCGTGCTCGCGCAACGATTGGTCCGTACGATCTGTCCGGCCTGTCGCGAACCGGTGAAATTGGATCAGGCCTTGGCCGAGGAGTCTGGCCTGGATTACGAGCGGTACCGAGGGGCGATTCTCTTCCAGGGCCGAGGCTGCCGGGATTGTCTGGGTACAGGCTATCGCGGGCGGAAGTGTCTGACCGAACTCCTGGTCCTCACGGACGAAATCAAGGAGATGATCTTGTCTCGCCGCCCCATTGCGGACATTCGTTATCGAGCCATGACGGACGGGATGACCACGCTGCGCCAGTCTGGCTTGATCAAGGTGTTGCGGGGCGAAACGACGCTGCGGGAGCTCAATCGGGTGACGGTTGCGGAGCGGAGCTGA
- the pulF gene encoding type II secretion system protein, translated as MALYAYRAARADGRTYSGELEADTEVSARAQLEGRGLLVFRLRQQGMGSSLSLASALALGGLGRLPPHQFLVFNQELLALIRAGLPVLKVWDLLIERAHVAGFQDALRAVRQDIRGGAAASDALSRHPRYFPELYVATFRAGEQAGNLPEVLHRYIGYLKTMIALRQKVWKALTYPSFLIVVGLSVVGFLVAYVMPTFVSVYADQARHLPAATQFLLSVINRIDLVLGPVLILATAAVIAGRLWYRTPAGRLTVDRWLVRLPVIGGIVMRNCTVQLTRTLSTVLGGGTPLVEALNVSRSAVSNRHMAEGFRHVVEQIREGTSLGAALRSPVVMPALAIEMLAVGEETGSLETMLKDVAEFFESELDLQLTQLTTWIEPMLLLFMGVLVGSIVIVMYLPVFQLAGNLQ; from the coding sequence ATGGCACTGTACGCATACCGGGCGGCGCGGGCTGATGGACGGACCTATTCCGGTGAGTTGGAGGCCGATACGGAAGTGTCCGCCCGCGCCCAGCTGGAGGGGCGTGGCCTCCTGGTCTTTCGACTTCGGCAGCAAGGCATGGGCTCCAGCCTCTCCCTGGCCAGTGCCTTGGCACTCGGAGGCTTGGGTCGCCTTCCTCCTCACCAGTTTTTGGTGTTCAACCAGGAACTGCTGGCTTTGATCCGGGCCGGGCTGCCGGTGCTGAAGGTATGGGATCTCCTGATCGAGCGGGCTCACGTGGCCGGTTTCCAGGATGCCTTGCGTGCCGTTCGCCAGGACATTCGCGGCGGCGCGGCCGCCTCCGACGCCCTCTCGCGCCACCCTCGCTACTTCCCCGAGCTGTACGTGGCGACGTTCCGGGCAGGAGAACAGGCCGGAAATCTTCCGGAGGTGCTGCATCGGTATATCGGCTATCTCAAGACCATGATTGCGCTACGCCAAAAAGTCTGGAAGGCCTTGACCTATCCTTCGTTCCTGATTGTCGTGGGGCTGTCTGTCGTCGGCTTTTTGGTCGCGTATGTCATGCCGACCTTCGTATCGGTCTATGCGGACCAGGCCAGGCATCTTCCCGCTGCGACCCAGTTCCTGCTCTCTGTGATAAACCGCATCGATCTTGTGCTCGGCCCGGTCCTGATTCTGGCGACAGCCGCTGTGATCGCCGGACGTCTGTGGTATCGCACACCGGCCGGCCGTCTGACCGTCGATCGTTGGCTGGTTCGATTGCCGGTCATCGGAGGAATCGTGATGCGGAATTGCACGGTTCAGCTCACGCGCACCTTGAGCACGGTGCTTGGAGGTGGCACGCCGCTCGTTGAGGCGCTCAACGTCTCGCGGAGCGCGGTGTCGAACCGCCACATGGCCGAGGGATTTCGACATGTGGTGGAGCAGATTCGCGAAGGCACGAGTCTAGGGGCTGCCCTGCGCAGTCCCGTCGTCATGCCGGCGCTGGCCATCGAGATGTTGGCGGTCGGAGAGGAGACAGGATCACTCGAAACCATGTTGAAGGACGTGGCCGAGTTTTTCGAATCGGAGTTGGACTTGCAACTGACTCAACTGACGACCTGGATCGAACCGATGCTGTTGTTGTTCATGGGGGTCTTGGTCGGCAGCATTGTGATCGTGATGTATCTTCCGGTGTTTCAATTGGCCGGTAATCTGCAATAG
- the oxpG gene encoding type II secretion system pseudopilin OxpG, with amino-acid sequence MGLLIGSGDGNLLPQRGFTLIELMTVVSIIGILATLAVPSYHSALLKARESSLRQDLFTIRDVIDQHRADQGKYPSVLGDLVKAGYLRTIPVDPFTRSDTSWQEKLEQTEGGIFDVFSGSDLVGSNGVPYNKW; translated from the coding sequence ATGGGACTTCTTATCGGCAGTGGTGACGGAAACCTCCTGCCTCAGCGCGGCTTCACGCTGATCGAGTTGATGACGGTGGTGTCGATCATCGGCATCCTGGCGACGCTGGCGGTGCCGTCGTACCATTCGGCGTTGCTGAAGGCTCGGGAGTCCTCGCTGCGGCAGGACTTGTTCACGATTCGCGACGTCATCGATCAGCATCGTGCCGATCAAGGCAAGTATCCGTCGGTACTCGGCGACCTGGTGAAAGCCGGGTATTTGCGGACGATTCCCGTCGATCCGTTTACGCGTTCCGACACGAGCTGGCAGGAGAAGTTGGAGCAGACTGAAGGCGGGATTTTCGATGTCTTTTCAGGATCCGATCTCGTAGGGAGCAACGGTGTTCCATACAACAAGTGGTAA
- the pulG gene encoding type II secretion system pseudopilin PulG — protein MKQSGVTLVELLVTMSIIMVLASVAYPLHRVSATRSKEIELRQHLRVMRAAIDAFKTDWNREGDTLLGTVCLKNRLSCKDVAGRNGYPKSMEALLAAELSGQEATIKGIKVRRYLRAIPVDPMTGTTKWRLRCYQDPPTADNWCGTDVYDVSTFSEGVALDGTSYRQW, from the coding sequence ATGAAACAGTCCGGAGTCACGCTGGTCGAACTGCTCGTGACCATGTCGATCATCATGGTGCTGGCATCGGTCGCGTATCCGCTTCATCGGGTGTCAGCCACTCGCTCCAAGGAGATCGAACTGCGTCAGCATCTACGGGTCATGCGCGCCGCGATCGATGCCTTCAAGACCGATTGGAACCGCGAAGGGGATACGTTGTTGGGGACGGTGTGCCTGAAGAACCGCTTGAGCTGCAAGGACGTCGCGGGTCGCAACGGCTACCCCAAGTCCATGGAGGCTCTGCTGGCTGCTGAACTGAGTGGGCAGGAAGCCACCATCAAAGGCATCAAGGTGCGTCGCTATCTGCGTGCGATTCCGGTCGATCCGATGACCGGGACCACGAAGTGGCGACTGCGGTGCTATCAGGATCCGCCCACGGCGGATAATTGGTGCGGGACCGATGTGTATGACGTGTCGACGTTCAGCGAAGGGGTGGCGCTCGATGGGACTTCTTATCGGCAGTGGTGA
- the pulQ gene encoding type II secretion system protein: MSIGLSLLALVACSTVAVTEIKQGDQHVAEGNWEAAMLAYQRALKDDPFNPSLLNKMELARERTSAQYEERGRALLKEGHVDAALEAFKRALTLTPSHPGRQQALTDGLRMKEARDLMQEADKLARLGRSDEALEAYAHATELDPGVGRATEEISRLSEKQEASRRDSPMGRPVTLKFKNAGLKEVLESIARINGMNVMFDKDVRNDPVTVAIEDTPFDEALELILSSNSLFSRQVGPQMLLISPNTKQKQEQYQDLMIRTFYLSNSKAKDMLALLKSMLDTKRVHANEQPNTIVIRDTPEKVELAERIILANDREEAEVVFDLEVLEVDRTKNLNYGLTYPKQAGVGIVPPGFTGTLAGDLAQQFTYRQLTGLGKDNFLFQLPTNVVIDFLKSVTDVKTLASPKLRVVNNRKGEVNIGDKQPILLSTTNVLPGQAATGAVPTTSTVTSVEFRDTGVKVTVEPSIRMTNELALKLKIEVIRLGEKVLLQASPPIEQFRFGNRTAETTLSMKDGETIVLAGLIQEDDRKTRVSVPWLGDIPVIGDWFSSFQIQRITTEVVLTITPHIMQHRRAPRPEAQVLWSGTDGQYATKPLFTVPVRHSSASLGLRPEGAIRTPAAESGAVRSHPAVGAAGLRAEVMEVRPLEWHPGDLAVRVGQEIRLALSAQHGHDLKTGSMGLRYDPAVLEFRQIDAGGGLRRAGGSVSVKQKESDAGTIEFAVTSSEGGPTVSGELLIATFLAKAPGVAQVYAGELGPTEGRQAEDRSPRPAVVRVR, encoded by the coding sequence TTGAGCATCGGCCTTAGTTTGCTGGCGCTGGTCGCGTGTTCCACAGTGGCCGTGACGGAAATTAAGCAGGGTGACCAGCACGTGGCCGAGGGGAATTGGGAGGCCGCGATGCTGGCGTACCAACGGGCGTTGAAAGACGATCCATTTAACCCGTCACTGCTCAACAAAATGGAATTGGCTCGCGAGCGGACCAGCGCCCAATACGAGGAGCGCGGCCGCGCACTGTTGAAAGAAGGGCATGTCGACGCCGCGCTCGAAGCATTCAAACGGGCCCTGACGCTGACTCCGTCCCATCCTGGCCGCCAGCAGGCGCTGACCGATGGTTTACGCATGAAGGAAGCGCGGGACCTTATGCAGGAGGCCGACAAGTTGGCGCGTCTGGGACGATCCGACGAGGCGCTGGAAGCATACGCGCACGCGACGGAACTGGATCCCGGTGTGGGGCGTGCGACGGAAGAGATCTCACGTCTGAGCGAAAAGCAGGAGGCGTCGCGTCGCGACAGTCCGATGGGACGCCCCGTGACGCTGAAGTTCAAGAATGCGGGCTTGAAGGAAGTCCTGGAGAGTATCGCGCGGATCAACGGCATGAACGTCATGTTCGACAAGGACGTGCGGAACGATCCGGTGACCGTGGCGATTGAGGACACGCCGTTCGACGAGGCGCTGGAACTCATCCTGAGCAGTAACAGTCTCTTTTCGCGGCAGGTCGGTCCCCAAATGTTGTTGATTAGCCCGAACACGAAACAGAAACAGGAACAGTATCAGGACCTGATGATCCGGACGTTCTACCTGTCCAACAGCAAAGCCAAAGACATGTTGGCGCTGCTCAAGAGCATGCTCGACACGAAGCGCGTGCATGCGAACGAACAGCCCAATACCATCGTCATTCGAGATACGCCCGAAAAAGTGGAACTGGCGGAGCGCATCATCCTGGCGAACGACCGTGAAGAAGCGGAGGTCGTGTTCGACTTGGAAGTCTTGGAGGTCGATCGAACCAAAAACCTCAACTATGGACTGACCTATCCCAAACAGGCCGGTGTCGGCATCGTGCCGCCCGGATTTACCGGCACCCTGGCCGGCGACTTGGCCCAGCAATTCACCTATCGGCAACTCACCGGCCTCGGGAAGGACAACTTCCTGTTTCAGTTGCCCACCAACGTCGTGATCGATTTTCTGAAGTCCGTCACCGACGTCAAGACGCTCGCGTCGCCCAAGCTGCGGGTGGTGAACAATAGGAAGGGCGAAGTGAACATCGGTGACAAACAGCCCATTCTCCTGTCGACGACCAACGTGCTGCCGGGACAGGCGGCGACGGGCGCGGTGCCGACGACCTCCACCGTCACGTCCGTGGAATTTCGGGATACCGGAGTCAAAGTTACCGTCGAACCGTCGATCCGGATGACGAACGAGTTGGCTCTGAAGTTGAAAATCGAGGTCATCCGACTTGGCGAAAAAGTACTGTTGCAGGCCTCTCCTCCGATCGAACAGTTCCGGTTCGGCAACCGGACGGCGGAGACGACGCTCAGCATGAAAGACGGAGAAACCATCGTGCTGGCCGGGTTGATTCAGGAAGACGATCGCAAGACACGCGTGAGCGTGCCGTGGTTGGGTGATATCCCGGTGATCGGCGATTGGTTCAGCTCGTTCCAGATCCAGCGCATCACGACGGAAGTCGTCCTGACCATCACCCCGCACATCATGCAGCATCGACGCGCACCTCGGCCCGAAGCACAGGTGCTGTGGTCCGGAACCGATGGTCAGTATGCCACCAAGCCGCTCTTTACCGTGCCGGTACGACACAGTTCCGCCTCGCTCGGGTTGCGACCCGAGGGGGCTATCCGGACGCCGGCGGCCGAGAGTGGGGCCGTGCGTAGTCATCCCGCAGTCGGTGCGGCGGGACTGCGTGCCGAGGTGATGGAGGTGCGGCCGCTCGAGTGGCATCCCGGCGACCTGGCCGTTCGTGTGGGACAGGAGATCCGTCTGGCGTTGTCAGCTCAACATGGACATGACCTCAAGACGGGCTCGATGGGGCTGCGCTATGACCCGGCGGTCTTGGAATTCCGTCAGATCGACGCGGGCGGGGGATTGCGCAGAGCCGGCGGATCGGTGTCGGTGAAGCAGAAGGAATCCGACGCAGGAACGATCGAATTCGCAGTGACCTCTTCGGAGGGTGGGCCGACGGTCTCCGGCGAACTCCTGATCGCCACGTTTCTGGCAAAGGCTCCAGGTGTCGCGCAGGTCTATGCGGGCGAACTGGGGCCGACGGAGGGCAGGCAGGCGGAGGACCGATCGCCCCGCCCGGCCGTCGTGCGTGTTCGATGA
- the capL gene encoding UDP-N-acetyl-D-galactosamine dehydrogenase, translating into MPVAKPSNRKRNVPNARAEERSIHGKLVAKHVAVVGLGYVGLPIAIAFAKHLPVLGFDVNTAKIDELRHGIDRTNEVSTADLKASRVVFSSDPTMLSRADFIIVAVPTPINDALQPDVTALCRASETIGAHLSKGTIVVYESTVYPGLTEEICQPILEQTSHLKCGRDFHLGYSPERINPGDKAHTLESIIKVVSAQDAETLDIVANTYGLVVKAGIHRASNIRVAEAAKVIENTQRDLNIALMNELALIFDRVGIDTKSVLDAAGTKWNFLKFTPGLVGGHCIGVDPYYLTSKAEAVGYHPQVILAGRRINNGMGKFIAEKTIKLLSLQDRPVKDLRVAVLGLTFKENVPDLRNSRVPDIIRELHEYGVEVLVHDPLAEPEEAHVEYKIHLLEWNKIINVDAVILAVSHRAYLDMGLSKMLAPLRKKSQGVLIDVKACLDPTLVPPGVRYWRL; encoded by the coding sequence ATGCCCGTGGCAAAACCGTCGAATCGAAAGCGGAACGTGCCCAACGCGCGAGCGGAGGAAAGGTCGATACACGGTAAATTGGTCGCTAAGCACGTGGCCGTGGTTGGGCTCGGATACGTGGGGCTGCCGATTGCCATCGCCTTTGCGAAGCATCTCCCGGTCCTGGGTTTTGACGTCAATACGGCTAAGATCGACGAACTGCGGCATGGAATCGATCGAACCAACGAGGTTTCCACAGCGGATCTCAAGGCATCGCGGGTGGTCTTTTCGTCCGATCCCACGATGCTGAGTCGGGCGGATTTTATCATCGTTGCGGTACCGACTCCCATCAATGACGCGCTCCAGCCCGATGTGACGGCACTCTGCCGAGCCTCCGAAACCATCGGTGCACACCTGTCGAAAGGGACCATCGTCGTCTACGAATCGACGGTGTATCCAGGTCTCACGGAGGAGATCTGTCAGCCTATCCTCGAGCAGACGTCTCATCTCAAGTGCGGACGCGACTTTCATCTCGGCTATTCGCCGGAACGTATCAACCCAGGCGACAAGGCTCATACGCTGGAGAGCATCATCAAAGTCGTCTCGGCTCAAGACGCCGAGACGCTGGACATTGTCGCCAATACCTACGGCCTCGTCGTCAAGGCCGGTATTCATCGCGCTTCGAACATTCGTGTGGCGGAAGCGGCCAAGGTGATCGAGAATACACAGCGCGATTTGAATATCGCGCTGATGAACGAGCTGGCCCTTATTTTCGATCGTGTGGGGATCGATACGAAATCGGTCTTGGACGCTGCGGGGACAAAATGGAATTTCCTCAAATTCACCCCCGGCCTCGTGGGCGGGCATTGTATCGGTGTCGACCCCTATTATCTGACGAGCAAGGCGGAAGCGGTGGGGTATCACCCTCAGGTCATTTTGGCGGGGCGCCGCATCAACAATGGCATGGGCAAGTTTATCGCGGAGAAGACGATCAAGCTTCTGAGCCTTCAGGATCGTCCGGTCAAGGATCTGCGTGTCGCCGTGCTCGGGCTGACGTTTAAGGAGAATGTGCCGGACCTTCGAAACAGCCGCGTGCCCGACATCATTCGGGAATTGCACGAGTATGGCGTGGAAGTCCTGGTTCACGACCCTCTGGCCGAGCCTGAGGAGGCGCACGTCGAATATAAGATTCACCTGTTGGAGTGGAACAAGATAATCAATGTCGATGCGGTGATCCTCGCGGTGTCCCACAGAGCCTATCTGGACATGGGGCTCTCGAAGATGCTGGCGCCCTTGCGGAAGAAGTCTCAGGGTGTGCTCATCGACGTCAAAGCCTGTCTGGATCCGACACTCGTGCCGCCAGGAGTGCGGTATTGGCGTCTTTAG